TTGTTTCCATAGCAACCAGAGAAGAGGAAACTCTTTGTTGGGCGATTATCACCCGATATAAAGGAAGATGATCTCTACCAGTACTTTGCCAAGATCGGAACTGTCACAGATGTATTCATCCCCAAGGAATTCAGGGGATTTGCATTTGTTACGTTAGAGAGCGCACAGATTGCGCAGGGTCTCATTGGCCAGGACCACATTATCAATGTAAGTcatggggaccgtttcataaatACAGGTAATTGCGCCTGAGTTGAATCTACTTGGATTGAAAAGTCACTCCGAAATCTGTTCAACTTAGGAGAAATCAACTTAGAATGCGTGAACAAAACATGTTTCGTATGATCAAGTCTTAAAATTGCCTTGACAGTGATGAATATTCAGTTTGTGAAAGGTCAGCTTATGCAAGTTCGCCTCTAGTTTTGTTGGACTTCTGTTGCACCTCAATTTCTTGTTGCATGCATTAAACAACACATCACTGCATTTGTCACATGATGCATATGAAATTTGGCTTTTATTTTGCtaaattatattaatttattGGTTAAATTGTCAGAGATAATTGTATGTCTCGCTttatgggagggggggggagtctCCAgtctttttgcttttcaagATATGTTGATAATGTAATAATAAGTATATTTTGTTTACAGGGAAACAGCGTGTTGATCAACTATGCAGACCCCAAGAACAAACAAGGCCAGAATCCCCACCAACAAGGAGGAAGGCCTCCCTTTGGGAACAGAGATGGTGGAGGTATGTAGCACAATTGTGTGTTATGGTTTAGTGGAGAGCGTTGCCACATGAACAGGGGGTTGTGGGTTGGATTTTTGACAGATTTAGACGAATCCTATTGTATGATTCTTACTATGTGgaaaataatttgtaatattaaagggatggtccgggctggaaaatatttatatctcgataaataaagtaaaattcacagaacaaaatgctgaaaatttgataaaaatcagctaacaaagttattgaagtttaaagatttgcattattccggtgaaacagttctaggcatgtcttcatgaatattcattaggtgggctgatgatatcatgtccccacttgttcttttgtattttattatatgaaattaggtttattcaaaatttttctaccaagaactaaaacaattggattgacaactgattaagtgcattagttatttattgccgcatcttatttcatcataatggagacacaccatttacacatgtatgaaaatatgaaacatttatgatttcatgtaataacataagaaaaaggaaagtggggatatgtcattatcagcccacctaatgaatattcgtgacgatgtgcatataactgtttttacgaaataatgataaagtttaaaattcaataactttgttatttgttatacgattttgatgaaatttttagcattttggtCCGTGAATTTTACTATGTTTATTTAGATaggaatattttcagcctggacgaTCCCTTTAAACCATAACACCCCAATAGGCCAATATACCATCTTGTATAAATATTTGTCTAACTGCGTTTGCATGTTTGCTGTGTGACCCTTTCCTTTGGACGGCTTTGAGCCCTGACAAGTTTAATTCAGGTCATAGGGAAATTGTCTTCATTTTCTTGGCTTCATACATCTTATCACATAATGTACATGTGCTTAGAAACAATTAAATATGGCATGGTTAATCAGTGATGAAAATCAAACTAACATTATACTTTGAAATCATCTCCACCTGCATCAGTTCTGTGCCCTTTGTCGATTTGACAGTATTGATGATATCTGacaaatgcatgtttgttttatttaaaaggATTCACTATTGAAAGAACCTCAAATGGCATACTAAGAAACCTGTATAACAACTTTGCTTTGTGTTGAAATGACAGTATTCAGTGTATTCTTATGAATACttgcatgttttatttaaaaaaaattactcctGTTGAAGGCAAATCAAGTGGCATGATACTGAGAAACCTGTATTGAGAactgttttttgtgtgtgtgttgataaGACAGTATTGAGGATATCTTAATGAATACATGTGTGTTTTATTTagaatgttttattcataaagGAGAATTTAATAACATGATACTGAGAAAACCTGTAGTAGAATTGTTTTGTGTTGATAAAACAGTATTGAAGGTGTTTATTGACATGTGTGTTTTATCTGACAGGTTTCTCTCATGGAGGACGAGGAGGTTACCAGAATGACTACTTCAGGAACAAgcaaggtggtggtggtggtaatgatggtagTGGTAGCGGGAGTTATGGGGGTGGGGGTTACAACAACATGAATTCCTCAGGTCAGGGTCAGATGATCCCCAACAACCCCCAGGGCGGGGGAGGTGGCATGGGGAATCCCGCCGCAGCCGCCATGGGGATGTTGAACCCACAAGGTAACATGAACCAAAACCAGCTCAACCAGGCCGTGCTGGCGGCGGCCCTGAACCAGGCCGGGTTGGGGATGGTCGGGAGTCTCTTGATGGGGGGCGGGGCGGGAATGAACGCCCTGCAGGCGCAGGCAAGCATGGCCCAGACGGCGCAGGCGCAGGGAAACCAGGCGACCACACCCCAGACTCAGAATAACCCCGCTATAACCGCTGAATCGACAGCGTACCAGGCCCAACAGCAGGCTGCTGCGATGGGATGGGGTGCAGGGAACCCAGCCCAAGGGGCTGGTGATGGTACAGGGGGCCAGTTCTACGGGGCAGGCAATAAGCAGGCGTCGGGCTGGTAGATGTACTACTTTAATCATTAATTGCTTTTAATCTGAAAATGATACCCTGATTATTTATTTTCCAGCTATATTTAGGCATTTTGTATTAATCTTTGAAAACAAAGCACATAGTGATTTACAGGCCCACATGATCAATTCTAATTGGATAGCCTTTCTTCATGGTTCtttatttgataaataaatgcaaaatttctATGACAAATTTGCTTTCAGCCAAATCACAggatttttgataaaataacataatttttgCTAACGTCTAATTTGTCGTCGGTCAATCTCCATTTACTGAGATACATATTCTAGATCAGTAAAGATGAAAATCTACAGTTGTTTCCCCTATTTGTAATCTGTTTAATCCTATCTTTCAAAATGAAGAGATTTGTTGCATCTTTTGCAGTAAGCCAGTGAAGATGGTCATCTATCATTCTCAGTTCAATCAGGCGTTTGTCAGTAAAGCAATGATgccaataactttttttataaattgaaCACCGGCACTTACACACACAGCTATTCAAGTCATGAAGTAATAAATGTTAAGAGTTCTGCGCTCAGGTAAGTACCATGGTTACAGTTCCTTAGAATATCCCTTTCAGGACAAAAGTTAGAAAATTCTTATggtttttcattattacttgaATAAGAGCCATACAAAGAATTGAAACAAGATATCTAAAATTTGAAGAATGTaatatgttttgaataatgtggcggtaaaaaaaaggcaattttttgtaGAATATGAGATCGAGCTACTCTTGTTCTCAAAGGGATATGTAAATTAATGATAGAAATAAACCTGCTTTCATTGTGTAAAATATTAATTGTTCAGTATTGAAAGTACACAGGTATATTTTTCtaataaaattcatttgaaatgaaaaggaaCAAAGTAGCCAGAATGTTGACTAATTTTAGACTCCAAAGACTGATGCTGATGGATCCGATGTGTATGGAGTGCAGAACTATTTGATTTGGGTTTTAGATTTCACTGAAATAGTGTGTGTACTTGCTTTGATATATCTATTtgtattcatatcattttttctttgcgGAATGATTCTGGTGATTTAAGATGCCCCCAAACGTTAAGCTTGTATGAATCATGGGGTGAGGCCATATGATTGAGATAACATGTTA
This window of the Lytechinus variegatus isolate NC3 chromosome 14, Lvar_3.0, whole genome shotgun sequence genome carries:
- the LOC121427248 gene encoding TAR DNA-binding protein 43-like; protein product: MADYIQVTEDENDPDATIELPAELPSPEGASILLSTIVAQFPGATGLKYRNPESGTMRGLRVVEGRVMAPDGVWQNHLYVVTFPKENKRKGDDTRELPVGKTRKTDDRRTSDLIVLGLDFSTTVEGMKDYFSQYGELVMTQLKKDPKGKSKGFGFIRYRDVESQNAVNNKRHKIDDRWCEVKYPDSQQPEKRKLFVGRLSPDIKEDDLYQYFAKIGTVTDVFIPKEFRGFAFVTLESAQIAQGLIGQDHIINGNSVLINYADPKNKQGQNPHQQGGRPPFGNRDGGGFSHGGRGGYQNDYFRNKQGGGGGNDGSGSGSYGGGGYNNMNSSGQGQMIPNNPQGGGGGMGNPAAAAMGMLNPQGNMNQNQLNQAVLAAALNQAGLGMVGSLLMGGGAGMNALQAQASMAQTAQAQGNQATTPQTQNNPAITAESTAYQAQQQAAAMGWGAGNPAQGAGDGTGGQFYGAGNKQASGW